From Streptomyces zhihengii, the proteins below share one genomic window:
- a CDS encoding TetR/AcrR family transcriptional regulator, whose translation MRQDGVRARQREQTRQALLGEGRRLFSERGYADVGLAEIVAAAGVTKGALYHHFEGKTELFRAVLEEAQQEVARRVETAAGAHDDLWDQLLAGCQEFLTAATDPGVQRVMLVDGPAVLGWSTWRALDEAASARHLAEALTALVDAGVIPRQPVAPLAHLLSGAMNEAALWLATTAGPDDLAPTRAALERLLGALRA comes from the coding sequence ATGCGGCAGGACGGCGTCCGCGCCCGGCAGCGCGAGCAGACCCGGCAGGCCCTGCTCGGGGAGGGGCGGCGCCTCTTCTCCGAACGCGGCTACGCCGATGTGGGCCTCGCCGAGATCGTCGCCGCCGCCGGCGTGACCAAGGGCGCCCTCTACCACCACTTCGAGGGCAAGACCGAGCTCTTCCGGGCCGTGCTGGAGGAGGCCCAGCAGGAGGTCGCCCGGCGGGTCGAGACGGCGGCGGGCGCGCACGACGACCTCTGGGACCAACTGCTGGCCGGCTGCCAGGAGTTCCTCACCGCCGCCACCGACCCCGGGGTGCAGCGCGTGATGCTCGTCGACGGTCCCGCCGTTCTCGGCTGGAGCACCTGGCGGGCCCTGGACGAGGCCGCCTCCGCGCGCCATCTGGCCGAGGCGCTCACCGCGCTCGTCGACGCGGGCGTCATCCCCCGGCAGCCGGTGGCCCCGCTGGCCCACCTGCTCTCCGGCGCGATGAACGAGGCCGCCCTCTGGCTCGCCACCACCGCCGGCCCCGACGACCTCGCCCCCACCCGCGCCGCGCTGGAGCGGCTCCTCGGCGCCCTGCGCGCCTGA
- a CDS encoding FAD-dependent monooxygenase yields the protein MASPLRVLIHGGGIGGLTLATALARRGHSVEVAEVRPGPEALGVGIIQPSNALHVMREIGVLDACLAAGFEWEILTIADPAGNPLARIPQPRMGDAPSNNGIPRPALARVLADAAVTAGAKIRYSATVTDLTDDGDGVDVTLSDGSAGRWDLVAGFDGIGSPLRTRLHGDRYTPEYTGFANWRVTVPRLPEVEGVVMSTAGQQAKALLTPITGELMYLGAVFAEEADFRPDPERAHEQLAARLAMFSGPVAEALATVTDPSGVVYSRISQVTVDAPWHVGRVVLAGDAAHASTPHIAQGAAMAVEDAVVLAESLDAEPDVPAALVAWEARRRPRALWVQSMSRAVLRQETGSPTTPEEDELLKIGIPGAAHVLAKPY from the coding sequence ATGGCATCACCCCTGCGCGTCCTGATCCACGGCGGCGGCATCGGCGGCCTCACCCTCGCCACCGCGCTGGCCCGCCGCGGTCACTCGGTCGAGGTCGCCGAGGTCCGCCCCGGACCGGAGGCGCTCGGCGTCGGCATCATCCAGCCGTCCAACGCGCTGCACGTGATGCGTGAGATCGGTGTGCTCGACGCCTGCCTCGCGGCCGGCTTCGAGTGGGAGATCCTGACCATCGCGGACCCGGCGGGCAACCCCCTCGCCCGCATCCCGCAGCCCCGGATGGGCGACGCGCCCTCGAACAACGGCATCCCGCGGCCCGCGCTCGCCCGGGTGCTGGCGGACGCGGCTGTGACGGCCGGCGCGAAGATCCGGTACTCCGCCACCGTCACCGACCTCACGGACGACGGCGACGGCGTCGACGTCACCCTCTCCGACGGCTCGGCCGGCCGCTGGGACCTGGTGGCCGGATTCGACGGGATCGGCTCCCCGCTGCGCACCCGTCTCCACGGCGACCGCTACACCCCCGAGTACACCGGCTTCGCCAACTGGCGGGTCACCGTGCCCCGGCTGCCCGAGGTGGAGGGCGTGGTGATGAGCACGGCGGGGCAGCAGGCGAAGGCGCTCCTCACCCCGATCACCGGTGAACTGATGTACCTGGGCGCCGTGTTCGCCGAGGAGGCGGACTTCCGGCCGGACCCGGAGCGTGCCCACGAGCAATTGGCGGCGCGGCTCGCGATGTTCTCCGGCCCGGTGGCCGAGGCCCTCGCCACCGTGACCGACCCCTCCGGGGTGGTGTACTCGCGGATCTCCCAGGTGACGGTCGACGCGCCCTGGCACGTGGGCCGGGTCGTGCTGGCCGGCGACGCGGCCCACGCCTCCACCCCGCACATCGCGCAGGGCGCGGCGATGGCCGTGGAGGACGCCGTCGTACTGGCCGAGTCCCTCGACGCCGAGCCGGACGTGCCGGCCGCGCTGGTGGCCTGGGAGGCCCGCCGCCGCCCGCGCGCCCTGTGGGTCCAGTCGATGTCCCGGGCCGTGCTGCGCCAGGAGACGGGCTCGCCGACCACACCCGAGGAGGACGAGCTCCTCAAGATCGGCATCCCCGGCGCCGCGCACGTCCTCGCGAAGCCGTACTAG
- a CDS encoding GTP-binding protein, giving the protein MTNSQAAPAAVKILIAGGFGVGKTTLVGAVSEVAPLRTEEYLTKASVGVDDLDGIGAKDTTTVALDFGRITVSDELVVYLFGTPGQERFWFMWNDLVNGALGGVVIADTRRLETSFASIDFFESREIPFVVAINCFHGHNTRTPEEIRTALDLDPHVPLLVGDVRLRDFDRDVLLALVDHLMSLPVAG; this is encoded by the coding sequence ATGACCAACAGTCAGGCGGCCCCCGCCGCCGTCAAGATCCTCATCGCCGGCGGCTTCGGCGTCGGCAAGACGACCCTGGTCGGCGCGGTCAGCGAGGTCGCACCGCTGCGGACCGAGGAATACCTCACCAAGGCCAGTGTCGGCGTCGACGACCTCGACGGCATCGGGGCCAAGGACACGACGACCGTCGCCCTGGACTTCGGCCGCATCACGGTCAGCGACGAACTCGTCGTCTACCTCTTCGGCACACCGGGCCAGGAACGTTTCTGGTTCATGTGGAACGACCTGGTCAACGGCGCGCTCGGCGGTGTGGTCATCGCCGACACCCGACGTCTGGAGACCTCCTTCGCCTCGATCGACTTCTTCGAGAGCCGCGAGATCCCCTTCGTGGTCGCCATCAACTGCTTCCACGGCCACAACACCCGTACGCCGGAGGAGATCAGGACGGCGCTCGACCTCGACCCGCACGTCCCGCTGCTCGTCGGCGACGTCCGGCTGCGCGACTTCGACCGGGACGTGCTGCTCGCCCTGGTCGACCACCTGATGAGCCTGCCCGTGGCCGGCTGA
- a CDS encoding DUF4287 domain-containing protein: MTAPVKGPASYFPSIEKKYGHPVAHWQELIRSSPLTRHMELVAWLKTDHGLGHGHANALVAHTLAERGTR, from the coding sequence ATGACCGCACCCGTGAAGGGCCCCGCGAGCTACTTCCCCTCCATCGAGAAGAAGTACGGCCACCCGGTCGCCCACTGGCAGGAGCTCATCCGCTCCTCGCCGCTCACCCGGCACATGGAACTGGTCGCCTGGCTCAAGACCGACCACGGCCTGGGCCACGGCCATGCCAACGCCCTGGTCGCCCACACCCTCGCCGAGCGCGGCACGCGGTGA
- a CDS encoding roadblock/LC7 domain-containing protein, with translation MTRTTATHQDLDWLLDGLVDSVAETRNAVLLSDDGLVVSHSRSIDRADAERLAAICTGQQSLARGVGQLFGGGVVHQVIVELSDLWLFIISAGQGTHLAVVASQEVDAEVMSLAMHNLVQQVGQKLGTPVRGEFDAFGTGDGPRA, from the coding sequence ATGACACGCACAACCGCCACCCACCAGGACCTCGACTGGCTGCTCGACGGCCTGGTGGACTCGGTGGCCGAGACCCGGAACGCCGTCCTGCTCTCCGACGACGGCCTGGTGGTGAGCCACTCGCGGAGCATCGACCGCGCCGACGCCGAGCGTCTGGCCGCCATCTGCACCGGCCAGCAGAGCCTCGCCCGGGGCGTCGGCCAGCTCTTCGGCGGCGGTGTGGTGCACCAGGTGATCGTCGAGCTGTCCGACCTGTGGCTCTTCATCATCTCCGCCGGTCAGGGCACCCACCTGGCCGTGGTGGCGTCCCAGGAGGTCGACGCCGAGGTGATGTCCCTGGCGATGCACAACCTCGTCCAGCAGGTCGGCCAGAAGCTCGGCACCCCGGTGCGCGGCGAGTTCGACGCGTTCGGCACCGGGGACGGACCACGCGCGTGA
- a CDS encoding sensor histidine kinase: protein MSLRTALLVLAFVPGIALVALWAVTSGQTFLDFQRQAAQGQLAEKAGQPSNLVYYNLQEERRLSAEVLARQRGAAEALAEQREKTDEAVETFRSASDVSADDAPAEVLDAVAEAREAIGQLAAQRSLVDGGDSDQQEAVYRYYTDLIAVDLRLFTALSHVDNGRITTLSQPLVDLFWAKEMISRTDALLARGWGTGKLGAEDLQEVRQSVSAQSFVHGTKVVPFLPDDERAMWQEITGSPAWKTKTQVEATVLRPAAAGRDGRVTLSADRGTWRAAMDALTPELEKLLEHRTALVVENGKNSVISLLLEMVLTTVVGLLAVIAVIWTTWRLTRSLRRRISSLQAQAEALEKALPDVVERLAKGERIDVEAEARAIEDSGTDASSDELAQLGKSLNLARTSALTAAVRQADQHRGFERLLQRIARRTQQLIGQQLKRLDELERRHEDPEVLDGLFDLDHLTARLRRYEENLVILAGGTPHRRWRKPVALLDVMRSAQGEVQDYQRVVLDLDGSPWLAARAVGPVSHVLAELIENALSFSRPPSPVEVRAAGVSRGLAIEVEDRGLGMEEAQLAEANELMLRPPRLDLLAHSDDIRLGLQVIARLASQYGLRVEFRSSAYGGTRVVVLVPHELTVGGPEQEQAPLAAVPAQPAAPAAPAEPGALPSRVQGRALAEVTALGGAHARTGDGADRPFDAFAAADQPPAPYSGGRAPGAGAQAGATQDPAPYPAGAEPHPADPQAPLAAPGSLPAADPAQLYPPGPQEAPGPWSTPGAQPYAESGAQDPGALPYPADAPQTPAGSWSPPAQGPGTAPYPAPAPGPGAQPYAESGAQDPGALPYPSGGPETPAGTYPSGAPETSAGSYSAVGHGSAGGAGYEPRHPYDPEDDVFAAPGFGAALPAHGSAAGAPHPPLGDEQYITGLQPYTDPNSPAYAGGGNRFPALPPAAGHGPGGGDPAAYGAPAPQLPGAEPPAAGGPVAFPRPRTELPPQTAGSPARGAGLPAAGADVPPAGSELPPPGAEPPLPRRVRQASLVDELRVGPVTPRPATPKPPRWQDDPLLRPVPRRAGATIGAFQRRSRAARATDEAPTADRPEPTAPPEPPHPTREERS, encoded by the coding sequence ATGTCGTTGCGGACAGCCCTGCTGGTCCTGGCCTTCGTCCCCGGCATCGCGCTGGTCGCCCTGTGGGCCGTCACCAGCGGACAGACCTTCCTCGACTTCCAACGGCAGGCAGCCCAGGGGCAGTTGGCCGAGAAGGCGGGGCAGCCGTCCAACCTCGTGTACTACAACCTCCAGGAGGAGCGGAGGCTCAGTGCCGAGGTCCTCGCCCGGCAGCGCGGCGCCGCGGAGGCGCTCGCCGAGCAGCGCGAGAAGACCGACGAGGCCGTCGAGACCTTCCGGTCCGCCTCCGACGTCTCGGCCGACGACGCGCCCGCCGAGGTCCTGGACGCGGTGGCCGAGGCCCGGGAGGCCATCGGGCAGCTCGCTGCCCAGCGCTCCCTGGTGGACGGCGGCGACAGCGACCAGCAGGAGGCGGTCTACCGCTACTACACCGACCTGATCGCCGTGGACCTCCGGCTGTTCACCGCCCTCAGCCATGTCGACAACGGCAGGATCACCACCCTCTCCCAGCCCCTCGTCGACCTGTTCTGGGCCAAGGAGATGATCTCCCGCACCGACGCGCTGCTCGCCCGCGGCTGGGGCACGGGGAAGCTCGGCGCCGAGGACCTCCAGGAGGTCCGGCAGTCCGTCTCCGCCCAGTCCTTCGTGCACGGCACCAAGGTCGTGCCCTTCCTGCCCGACGACGAACGGGCCATGTGGCAGGAGATCACCGGCAGCCCGGCGTGGAAGACGAAGACGCAGGTGGAGGCCACCGTGCTGCGTCCCGCCGCCGCCGGACGCGACGGCCGGGTCACGCTCTCGGCCGACCGCGGGACCTGGCGCGCCGCGATGGACGCGCTCACCCCCGAGCTGGAGAAGCTGCTCGAACACCGCACCGCGCTCGTCGTCGAGAACGGCAAGAACAGTGTCATCTCGCTGCTCCTCGAGATGGTCCTCACCACCGTCGTCGGCCTGCTCGCCGTCATCGCCGTCATCTGGACCACCTGGCGGCTGACCCGCAGCCTCCGCCGGCGCATCAGCAGCCTCCAGGCGCAGGCCGAGGCGCTGGAGAAGGCGCTCCCCGACGTCGTCGAACGCCTCGCCAAGGGCGAGCGCATCGACGTCGAGGCCGAGGCCCGCGCCATCGAGGACAGCGGCACGGACGCGTCGTCCGACGAACTGGCCCAGCTCGGCAAGTCCCTCAACCTCGCCCGTACCAGTGCCCTGACGGCCGCCGTCAGACAGGCCGACCAGCACCGCGGCTTCGAGCGCCTCCTCCAGCGGATCGCCCGCCGCACCCAGCAGCTCATCGGCCAGCAGCTCAAGAGGCTCGACGAACTGGAGCGCCGCCACGAGGACCCCGAGGTGCTCGACGGACTCTTCGACCTCGACCACCTCACCGCCCGGCTGCGGCGCTACGAGGAGAACCTCGTCATCCTCGCGGGCGGCACCCCGCACCGGCGCTGGCGCAAGCCGGTCGCCCTGCTCGACGTGATGCGCTCCGCCCAGGGCGAGGTGCAGGACTACCAGCGCGTCGTGCTCGACCTCGACGGCAGCCCCTGGCTCGCGGCGCGCGCCGTCGGCCCCGTCTCCCATGTGCTGGCCGAGCTGATCGAGAACGCGCTCAGCTTCTCGCGCCCGCCCAGCCCGGTGGAGGTCAGGGCGGCCGGCGTCAGCCGCGGCCTGGCCATCGAGGTGGAGGACCGCGGCCTCGGCATGGAGGAGGCCCAGCTCGCCGAGGCCAACGAACTGATGCTCCGCCCGCCCCGGCTCGACCTCCTCGCCCACTCCGACGACATCCGCCTCGGCCTCCAGGTGATCGCCCGGCTCGCCTCGCAGTACGGGCTGCGCGTCGAGTTCCGTTCCTCGGCGTACGGCGGGACCCGCGTCGTCGTGCTCGTCCCGCACGAGCTCACCGTCGGCGGCCCGGAGCAGGAGCAGGCGCCCCTCGCGGCCGTCCCCGCGCAGCCCGCCGCGCCCGCCGCGCCGGCCGAGCCCGGCGCGCTGCCCAGCCGGGTGCAGGGCAGGGCACTGGCCGAGGTCACGGCACTCGGCGGCGCCCACGCGCGCACCGGTGACGGTGCGGACCGGCCCTTCGACGCCTTCGCCGCGGCGGACCAGCCGCCCGCCCCGTACTCCGGCGGCCGCGCCCCCGGGGCGGGCGCCCAGGCGGGCGCGACGCAGGACCCCGCGCCGTACCCGGCGGGAGCCGAGCCCCACCCGGCGGATCCGCAGGCTCCCCTCGCGGCCCCCGGCTCCCTTCCCGCGGCCGACCCCGCGCAGCTCTACCCGCCCGGTCCGCAGGAGGCCCCCGGCCCCTGGTCGACCCCCGGCGCCCAGCCCTACGCGGAGTCCGGTGCCCAGGACCCGGGCGCGCTGCCCTACCCGGCCGATGCACCGCAGACGCCCGCCGGGTCCTGGTCGCCTCCCGCGCAGGGCCCCGGCACGGCGCCCTACCCCGCACCCGCGCCGGGCCCCGGCGCCCAGCCCTACGCGGAGTCCGGTGCCCAGGACCCGGGCGCGCTGCCCTACCCGTCCGGCGGTCCGGAGACGCCCGCCGGGACCTACCCGTCCGGCGCGCCGGAGACGTCCGCCGGGTCCTACTCGGCCGTGGGGCACGGGAGCGCCGGGGGTGCGGGCTACGAGCCGCGGCACCCCTACGACCCCGAGGACGACGTCTTCGCCGCCCCGGGCTTCGGGGCCGCGCTTCCCGCGCACGGCTCCGCCGCGGGCGCCCCGCACCCCCCGCTCGGCGACGAGCAGTACATCACCGGTCTCCAGCCCTACACGGACCCGAACTCCCCGGCCTACGCGGGCGGCGGCAACCGGTTCCCGGCGCTGCCTCCCGCAGCGGGCCACGGGCCCGGTGGGGGCGACCCGGCGGCGTACGGCGCCCCCGCGCCGCAGCTCCCCGGGGCCGAGCCCCCGGCGGCCGGCGGCCCGGTGGCCTTTCCCCGGCCGCGGACCGAACTGCCGCCGCAGACGGCCGGATCGCCCGCGCGCGGAGCCGGTCTCCCCGCCGCCGGGGCCGACGTCCCGCCGGCCGGATCCGAACTCCCGCCGCCCGGCGCCGAACCGCCGCTCCCGCGGCGGGTGCGCCAGGCAAGCCTCGTCGACGAACTGCGCGTCGGCCCGGTGACCCCCCGGCCGGCCACGCCCAAGCCACCGCGGTGGCAGGACGACCCGCTGCTGCGCCCCGTCCCGCGCCGCGCCGGTGCCACGATCGGCGCGTTCCAGCGCCGCTCGCGCGCCGCTCGCGCCACCGACGAGGCGCCCACGGCGGACCGGCCTGAACCCACCGCGCCGCCCGAACCTCCCCATCCCACGAGAGAAGAACGGTCATGA
- a CDS encoding VOC family protein produces the protein MRTTSFYPVIGTAALAPSRDFYTRLLGFGITFEADWYISLRQPGDAGGELALLDHTHPTIPEGHRTPVQGLLLNFEVPDVDAEWERLVVREGLRPVLPLRSEDFGQRHFIVSDPNGVLIDVITPIEPTEEFAAQYT, from the coding sequence ATGAGAACGACCAGCTTCTACCCGGTGATCGGCACCGCCGCCCTCGCCCCGTCGCGGGACTTCTACACCCGGCTGCTCGGCTTCGGGATCACCTTCGAGGCCGACTGGTACATCAGCCTGCGCCAGCCCGGCGACGCGGGCGGCGAGCTCGCCCTCCTCGACCACACCCACCCGACGATCCCCGAGGGCCACCGCACCCCCGTCCAGGGGCTGCTGCTCAACTTCGAAGTGCCGGACGTGGACGCGGAGTGGGAGCGGCTCGTGGTCCGCGAGGGGCTCCGTCCCGTACTCCCCCTGCGCAGCGAGGACTTCGGGCAGCGCCACTTCATCGTCAGCGACCCGAACGGCGTGCTGATCGACGTCATCACACCGATCGAGCCCACGGAGGAGTTCGCCGCGCAGTACACCTGA
- a CDS encoding DUF742 domain-containing protein, which translates to MVRPYTITRGRTAPERDDFTLITVLTTREEPLDERGVPLRPGRLQPEHRAILARCRRPSAVAEVAAGLDLPVSVTKILLADLVGQGLLTARAPLTVARAAGGADRSTLAAVRDGLRRL; encoded by the coding sequence ATGGTCCGCCCGTACACCATCACCCGCGGCCGGACCGCTCCCGAGCGGGACGACTTCACGCTGATCACGGTGCTGACGACGCGTGAGGAACCGCTCGACGAGCGCGGGGTGCCGCTGCGCCCCGGCAGGCTCCAGCCCGAGCACCGGGCGATCCTCGCCCGCTGCCGGCGGCCCTCCGCGGTCGCCGAGGTCGCGGCCGGCCTCGACCTCCCGGTCTCGGTGACCAAGATCCTTCTGGCCGATCTCGTCGGCCAGGGCCTTCTCACCGCCCGCGCGCCGCTGACGGTGGCCCGCGCGGCGGGCGGCGCCGACAGGAGCACGCTCGCCGCCGTTCGTGACGGACTCCGGAGACTCTGA
- a CDS encoding amidase has product MTTFEEQTTVHVFRDDALGEHDAVGLAEAIRRGEVSAAEAARAAAARVRDADALLHAVQTHVDAPAPAPAAGGAFAGVPTFVKDNTDYAGLPTGHGSAAFTPRAARRHAPFTRQFLSTGVTVLGKTRLPEFGFSPTTEYEGAEPVRNPWHTGHSAGGSSGGSAALVAAGAVPFAHANDGGGSIRIPAACCGLVGLKPTRGRVVPNAQGRQLPLDIVSDGIVSRTVRDSAAFLAAAEAHWRNPKLPPVGPPAEGPSGRRLRIGLLLDSPGGVTTDGPTREAVTATATVLEGLGHTVQPVELAMDPRFTEDFLTYWGLLSFLLGVTGRTLGSDFDRHRMDGLSRGLRETYTAKWRTTPGVVRRLRRTRVAYAAAFRGLDLVLSPVLAHTTPPLGHLSPAVPYETLLERILAYVAFTPVNNVVGTPSLSLPAPTATPDGLPVGVMFSARPGHERTLLDVAFALEADRPFRRPTDVPPLRP; this is encoded by the coding sequence GTGACGACTTTCGAGGAACAGACCACGGTGCACGTCTTCCGGGACGACGCGCTCGGCGAGCACGACGCCGTCGGTCTCGCCGAGGCGATCCGGCGGGGCGAGGTCTCCGCCGCCGAGGCGGCCAGGGCCGCGGCGGCACGGGTCCGGGACGCGGACGCGCTGCTCCACGCCGTCCAGACGCACGTCGACGCCCCCGCGCCCGCACCGGCCGCCGGTGGCGCCTTCGCCGGAGTGCCGACCTTCGTCAAGGACAACACCGACTACGCCGGGCTCCCCACCGGTCACGGCAGTGCCGCCTTCACCCCGCGTGCCGCGCGCCGGCACGCCCCGTTCACCCGCCAGTTCCTGAGCACTGGTGTGACGGTGCTGGGCAAGACCCGGCTGCCCGAGTTCGGTTTCAGCCCCACCACGGAGTACGAGGGCGCCGAGCCCGTGCGCAACCCGTGGCACACCGGCCACTCGGCGGGCGGCTCGTCGGGCGGCAGCGCGGCACTCGTCGCCGCCGGGGCCGTCCCCTTCGCGCACGCCAACGACGGCGGCGGATCGATCCGCATCCCCGCCGCCTGCTGCGGCCTCGTCGGGCTGAAGCCCACCCGGGGGCGGGTCGTGCCGAACGCCCAGGGCCGCCAACTGCCGCTCGACATCGTCTCGGACGGCATCGTGAGCCGCACCGTGCGCGACAGCGCCGCGTTCCTCGCGGCGGCCGAGGCGCACTGGCGCAACCCGAAGCTGCCGCCCGTCGGCCCCCCGGCCGAGGGCCCCTCGGGCCGCCGGCTGCGCATCGGTCTGCTGCTGGACTCGCCGGGCGGCGTCACCACCGACGGCCCGACCCGCGAGGCCGTCACCGCGACCGCGACCGTGCTCGAAGGGCTCGGTCACACGGTGCAGCCGGTGGAGCTGGCGATGGACCCGCGCTTCACCGAGGACTTCCTCACCTACTGGGGCCTGCTGTCGTTCCTGCTGGGCGTCACGGGCCGCACGCTCGGCTCCGACTTCGACCGTCACCGGATGGACGGGCTCAGCCGGGGACTGCGCGAGACGTACACCGCGAAGTGGCGGACCACCCCGGGCGTCGTCCGCCGGCTCCGGCGCACCCGGGTGGCCTACGCGGCGGCCTTCCGCGGACTGGACCTCGTCCTGTCCCCGGTGCTCGCCCACACCACGCCCCCGCTCGGCCACCTGAGCCCGGCCGTCCCCTACGAGACGCTGCTCGAACGGATCCTCGCCTACGTCGCCTTCACCCCGGTGAACAACGTGGTCGGCACCCCGTCCCTCTCCCTGCCCGCCCCCACCGCGACGCCGGACGGCCTGCCCGTCGGCGTCATGTTCTCCGCCCGCCCCGGCCACGAACGCACCCTGCTCGACGTCGCCTTCGCCCTGGAGGCGGACCGCCCGTTCCGCCGCCCGACGGACGTGCCGCCGCTCCGCCCCTGA